The following coding sequences lie in one Pelobacter seleniigenes DSM 18267 genomic window:
- a CDS encoding methylglyoxal synthase encodes MEKTKRIALVAHDNRKKDLIEWVEWNFAALKQHQLVSTGTTGRLVEEAMKDKLTEKDADAFHIVKLKSGPLGGDQQLGAMICDGEIDMVIFLWDPMQPQPHDVDVKALLRISALYNIPTACNRSTADFLISSPLLHEAYTPTVKDYSSYITRTVPGDR; translated from the coding sequence ATGGAAAAGACCAAGCGGATCGCCCTTGTGGCCCATGATAATAGAAAAAAGGACCTGATCGAATGGGTCGAGTGGAATTTTGCCGCTCTTAAACAGCATCAGCTGGTTTCGACCGGGACCACGGGCCGACTGGTCGAAGAGGCGATGAAAGACAAACTGACGGAAAAAGATGCCGATGCCTTTCACATCGTCAAATTGAAGTCGGGCCCGCTCGGAGGGGATCAGCAGTTAGGGGCGATGATCTGCGATGGTGAGATCGATATGGTTATCTTCCTCTGGGACCCCATGCAGCCGCAGCCCCACGATGTTGATGTCAAAGCCCTGTTAAGAATTTCGGCTTTATACAACATTCCGACGGCCTGCAACCGCTCCACCGCAGATTTCCTTATTTCATCGCCACTGCTCCATGAAGCGTACACGCCGACGGTCAAAGATTATTCGAGTTATATCACCCGCACGGTCCCCGGGGACCGCTGA
- the tgt gene encoding tRNA guanosine(34) transglycosylase Tgt codes for MFQFTLINEDSSTRARRGRLETPHGTIETPIFMPVGTHGALKAMTPAQVLETEAQIILSNTYHLHLKPGEGLVKKAGGLHKFMNWDKPILTDSGGFQVFSLPKKRIGEDGVHFRHEFSGEEIFLGPKEAMQIENDLGADIIMAFDECIPYPSSHDYAAKSIKKTIRWAQSCLTHHARRDQALFGIVQGSVYEDLRRICAEELTAMDFPGYAIGGVSVGEGLELLKQVVDYTEPFLPKHKPRYLMGVGLPEDILESIERGMDMFDCVIPTRYARSATLFTRRGKIRLTNRNFRRDFFPVDPSCDCYCCRNFTRAYLHHLYNANEILSATLAAIHNVRFYLNMVAGARAAIEANDFKAFKKDFLAEYLADGK; via the coding sequence ATGTTTCAATTTACCCTGATCAATGAAGACAGCAGCACCCGGGCCCGCCGCGGACGGCTGGAAACCCCGCACGGAACCATTGAGACGCCGATTTTCATGCCGGTGGGGACCCACGGCGCACTGAAAGCCATGACCCCGGCCCAGGTTCTTGAAACCGAAGCCCAGATTATTCTCTCCAATACCTATCACCTGCATCTGAAACCTGGAGAAGGGCTGGTCAAAAAAGCCGGCGGGCTGCATAAATTCATGAACTGGGATAAGCCGATTTTGACAGACAGCGGCGGGTTTCAGGTGTTTTCCCTGCCGAAAAAAAGAATCGGCGAGGACGGCGTACACTTTCGGCATGAGTTCAGCGGGGAGGAGATTTTCCTCGGCCCGAAAGAAGCCATGCAGATCGAAAACGACCTGGGCGCTGACATCATCATGGCCTTTGACGAGTGCATCCCCTATCCGTCCAGCCATGATTACGCTGCCAAATCGATCAAAAAGACCATCCGCTGGGCGCAGAGCTGTCTCACACATCACGCGCGCCGGGATCAGGCCCTGTTCGGTATCGTCCAGGGCAGTGTTTACGAAGATTTACGGCGTATCTGCGCCGAAGAGCTGACCGCTATGGATTTTCCCGGTTATGCCATCGGCGGGGTCAGCGTCGGCGAAGGGCTCGAACTGCTGAAGCAGGTGGTGGACTATACCGAACCGTTCCTGCCCAAGCACAAACCCCGCTACCTGATGGGGGTCGGTCTGCCCGAAGACATCCTCGAATCCATCGAACGCGGCATGGATATGTTCGACTGCGTCATCCCGACCCGTTATGCGCGTAGTGCCACGTTGTTCACCAGACGGGGAAAAATCCGTCTGACCAATCGTAACTTCAGGCGGGATTTTTTCCCGGTTGATCCGTCCTGCGATTGCTACTGCTGTCGCAACTTTACTCGGGCGTACCTGCATCACCTGTATAACGCCAACGAAATCCTTTCCGCGACCCTGGCGGCGATTCACAATGTCCGCTTCTATCTCAATATGGTCGCCGGAGCCCGGGCGGCCATTGAGGCTAACGATTTCAAGGCGTTCAAAAAGGACTTCCTCGCCGAATACCTGGCTGACGGTAAATAA
- the cas6 gene encoding CRISPR system precrRNA processing endoribonuclease RAMP protein Cas6, whose amino-acid sequence MGYLPPFPAQLERVEYIKLFFFLEFKDSFDLPPSGALQLRRELSRALVKMQGQADASALARLSALLQPPLPADPLLRKQVQKPSPALVLAPDCTVAGPIEAGRTMVLPVLLLGSGIHALQPFIELIRELGTLGFYCNRGRFKLVRLEAEQAAGSTVPLPFDSIDQAPLAPPICDLGWWLERQVQTGVPLRIDLSSPLRLLRQGKPLFKASFGEIFPFILRRVTGMLASHAGVDNICSPTTLIAAAGQVKELENSLRWFDLRSLQRDRGEQKLGGLMGHLLLEGDALSELLWVLQIGSLLNLGKGASFGHGQYGLCVS is encoded by the coding sequence ATGGGATATCTCCCGCCATTTCCTGCGCAATTGGAGCGTGTTGAATACATCAAGCTCTTTTTTTTCCTCGAATTCAAGGATTCTTTCGACCTGCCTCCTTCAGGTGCTCTGCAATTGCGGCGAGAGCTATCGCGCGCTCTCGTAAAAATGCAGGGACAGGCTGATGCGTCCGCACTGGCCCGGCTCTCCGCATTGTTACAACCGCCGCTCCCGGCCGACCCATTGCTGAGAAAACAGGTCCAGAAACCATCGCCCGCGCTGGTCCTTGCCCCTGACTGTACTGTTGCCGGTCCCATTGAGGCGGGGCGGACAATGGTGCTGCCGGTTCTCCTGCTGGGCTCTGGAATTCATGCCCTGCAACCGTTCATTGAGCTTATCAGGGAATTAGGCACGCTGGGCTTTTATTGCAACCGCGGCCGCTTCAAACTGGTCCGGCTTGAGGCTGAACAGGCCGCCGGATCAACCGTCCCGCTCCCTTTCGACAGCATTGACCAGGCACCCCTGGCCCCGCCCATCTGTGATCTGGGCTGGTGGCTGGAACGGCAGGTGCAAACCGGAGTTCCGCTACGGATTGATCTGAGCAGCCCGTTACGGCTGCTGCGTCAGGGGAAGCCTCTGTTCAAGGCCAGCTTCGGGGAGATATTCCCCTTTATTCTGCGCCGGGTGACCGGAATGCTCGCCAGTCATGCCGGGGTTGATAATATCTGTTCCCCGACGACGTTGATTGCGGCTGCCGGCCAGGTCAAAGAGCTTGAGAACAGCCTGCGCTGGTTTGATTTGCGCAGCTTGCAACGGGACCGGGGAGAGCAGAAGCTGGGGGGATTGATGGGGCATCTGCTCCTCGAGGGGGATGCCCTCTCCGAATTGCTGTGGGTGCTGCAGATTGGCAGTCTGTTGAATCTGGGGAAGGGGGCATCCTTCGGTCATGGTCAGTATGGCCTTTGTGTTTCTTGA
- the eno gene encoding phosphopyruvate hydratase, giving the protein MSEIIDIYAREILDSRGNPTVEVEVSLESGVMGRAAVPSGASTGEREALELRDGDKARYLGKGVLKAVEHVNEVIAVELIGWEASDQIGIDKKLLELDGTDFKSKLGANALLGVSMACAKAAAEDAGLPLYQYIGGANAKELPVPMMNILNGGEHADNNVDIQEFMIMPAGASSFKEALRMGAEIFHALKKVLASKGYNTAVGDEGGFAPDLKSNEEALQVIMEAIAAAGYKAGDDVLLALDTAASELYEDGKYTLANEAQPVKSAADMVAFYADLVDRYPIVSIEDGMAENDWEGWKLLTDKLGDKIQIVGDDLFVTNTKILKEGIEKGIANSILIKVNQIGTLTETLEAIEMAKRAGYTAVVSHRSGETEDTTIADLAVATNAGQIKTGSLCRTDRVCKYNQLLRIEDELDDTAVFNGKNVFYNLR; this is encoded by the coding sequence ATGAGTGAAATTATTGACATCTACGCTCGCGAGATACTCGATTCGCGCGGCAATCCAACGGTAGAAGTCGAAGTATCTTTGGAATCAGGCGTCATGGGTCGGGCAGCCGTCCCCAGCGGCGCATCGACCGGTGAACGCGAAGCCCTTGAGCTGCGTGACGGCGATAAAGCACGCTATCTCGGCAAAGGCGTTCTCAAGGCAGTCGAGCATGTCAATGAAGTCATCGCTGTCGAACTGATCGGTTGGGAAGCCAGTGATCAGATCGGCATTGATAAAAAGCTGCTGGAACTCGACGGTACCGACTTCAAGAGCAAGCTGGGTGCCAATGCCCTGCTCGGCGTCTCCATGGCTTGCGCCAAAGCCGCGGCCGAAGACGCCGGTCTGCCCCTTTATCAGTATATTGGCGGCGCCAATGCCAAAGAGCTGCCGGTTCCGATGATGAATATCCTTAACGGTGGCGAGCATGCGGACAACAACGTCGACATCCAGGAATTCATGATCATGCCGGCCGGCGCATCCAGCTTCAAAGAAGCGTTGCGCATGGGCGCAGAGATCTTCCATGCCCTCAAAAAGGTCCTGGCCAGCAAGGGTTACAACACCGCCGTCGGTGACGAAGGGGGCTTTGCTCCGGACTTGAAGAGCAATGAAGAGGCTCTGCAGGTTATCATGGAAGCAATCGCGGCAGCCGGCTACAAGGCCGGGGACGATGTCCTGCTGGCCCTTGATACAGCAGCTTCCGAGCTTTACGAAGACGGCAAGTACACCCTCGCCAACGAAGCTCAGCCGGTAAAAAGCGCTGCCGACATGGTCGCCTTCTATGCCGACCTGGTCGACCGTTACCCCATCGTCTCCATCGAAGACGGCATGGCCGAGAACGACTGGGAGGGCTGGAAATTGCTGACCGACAAGCTGGGCGACAAAATCCAGATCGTCGGCGACGACCTGTTCGTCACCAACACCAAGATCCTCAAGGAAGGGATTGAGAAAGGGATTGCCAACTCCATTCTGATCAAAGTCAATCAGATCGGCACCCTGACCGAAACCCTCGAAGCCATTGAAATGGCCAAACGGGCCGGTTACACCGCGGTGGTTTCCCACCGTAGCGGCGAAACCGAAGACACCACCATTGCCGATCTGGCCGTGGCCACCAACGCCGGGCAGATCAAAACCGGTTCGCTGTGCCGGACCGACCGCGTCTGCAAATACAACCAGTTGCTACGTATTGAAGACGAGCTCGACGATACCGCCGTTTTCAACGGCAAAAACGTTTTCTACAACCTGCGTTAA
- a CDS encoding TIGR04283 family arsenosugar biosynthesis glycosyltransferase, with translation MNDQNKQPEISIVVPIVNEIEELFGFLENLATQKDIHFQLLVVDGGSTDGSVEYLQQQRVIPDLLLIQGLVGRGRQLNQGARAATGAHLLFLHVDSRFADPLALRKSLLYLQRTGSSRVAGHFALSFRRATGDRSLGYYFYEWKARTGRSETIHGDQGFLLSRQLFNGLGGFREDLPVMEDTDLAERLRQDAQWQLLPAVIRTSARRFEMEGLWQRQLLGALLMCFRSIGWSEFFAQAPGIYRQQSMSSQLRLCPFFSLVLDLLNDLPRRERWRIWLASGGYVRDHAWQIFLFLDVWRAFRQDCPVGGGALRQLAFWEPVFDFLTANSIGRFAAALMLRGWFAGCYHWLQQRENR, from the coding sequence ATGAACGACCAGAATAAGCAACCAGAAATCAGCATAGTTGTTCCAATTGTCAACGAGATCGAAGAACTGTTCGGTTTCCTTGAAAATCTGGCTACACAAAAGGATATTCACTTCCAACTGCTGGTGGTCGATGGCGGGTCGACGGATGGCAGTGTCGAATACCTCCAGCAGCAGCGGGTGATTCCGGATCTGCTGCTGATCCAGGGACTGGTCGGTCGCGGGCGGCAGTTGAACCAGGGAGCCCGGGCGGCTACAGGTGCCCATCTGTTGTTTCTGCATGTCGACAGCCGCTTTGCCGATCCTTTGGCGCTGAGAAAAAGCCTGCTTTATCTGCAGCGAACCGGCAGTTCTCGGGTTGCGGGGCATTTTGCCCTCAGTTTCCGTCGTGCCACCGGTGATCGGTCACTCGGCTACTATTTTTACGAATGGAAAGCACGGACCGGTCGATCGGAAACCATTCATGGCGATCAGGGGTTTCTGCTTTCCCGGCAGCTGTTTAACGGTCTGGGCGGGTTTCGTGAAGACCTTCCGGTCATGGAGGATACCGATCTGGCGGAGCGGCTACGGCAAGACGCTCAGTGGCAGTTGCTGCCGGCGGTGATCAGGACATCCGCGCGCCGTTTTGAGATGGAAGGCTTGTGGCAGCGGCAACTGCTCGGAGCTTTGCTGATGTGTTTTCGCAGCATCGGCTGGAGCGAATTTTTTGCGCAGGCACCTGGTATCTATCGGCAGCAGAGCATGTCCTCTCAGCTCCGGCTGTGCCCATTTTTCAGTTTGGTCCTGGATTTGCTGAATGATTTGCCGCGCCGGGAGCGATGGCGGATCTGGTTGGCCAGTGGCGGCTATGTGCGGGATCACGCCTGGCAAATATTTTTGTTTTTGGATGTGTGGCGAGCGTTCCGACAGGATTGCCCGGTGGGGGGCGGAGCCTTGCGGCAGCTGGCATTTTGGGAGCCGGTTTTTGATTTTTTGACCGCAAATTCCATTGGTCGATTTGCCGCGGCATTGATGTTGCGTGGTTGGTTTGCCGGTTGTTATCACTGGCTGCAACAGCGGGAAAATCGATAA